A portion of the Lolium rigidum isolate FL_2022 chromosome 1, APGP_CSIRO_Lrig_0.1, whole genome shotgun sequence genome contains these proteins:
- the LOC124659037 gene encoding F-box/LRR-repeat protein At2g29930-like, whose product MLSVPRAAQPPPMKMAEAAPPSKKRKSGRPGSSEPEEISSRELPPAAVMEVPDSRTQPPPPGAEGAEEGVDYISTLPDAVLGDIISLLPTREGARTQTLASRWRHLWRSAPLNLDYDDLPAEGDLLIALIAQILSAHTGSGRRLRISANHLCHHPATVDAWLRSPALSNFQELEFCRAANHLPILPAVAASTFRHSSSLCVATISQCRLSDGIFETLHFPQLKQLTLEEVSISEGSLHRVIAGCPVLESMLLNRSTGFKCVRICSPSLRAIGVRVRPGRQPKIIIEDAPYLERLLRLDLEEGLDISVISAPNLEIMGCLSYKRPIHFQGLCAVFPTTLHTIKTLSIYVYYNSVETVLSFMSCFPCLEKLYIKQDVAPYNISWRRKHKSHIRSLDLRLKTVVLKNYRGVLGDVNFAMFFVLHAKMLELLRFKVRGGCSNNFIARQRSLLQLEKRASRDARFEFTNDTYHRKLEDINHARDLSVADPFEC is encoded by the exons atgctcaG CGTCCCCCGCGCTGCGCAACCACCGCCCATGAAGATGGCGGAGGCGGCACCTCCCTCCAAGAAGAGGAAATCGGGGCGACCCGGAAGCAGCGAACCGGAGGAAATCTCGAGCCGTGAGCTGCCGCCGGCGGCGGTCATGGAGGTGCCAGATTCCCGCACCCAACCACCACCGCCCGGAGCCGAAGGAGCAGAGGAAGGTGTCGACTACATCAGCACACTCCCCGACGCCGTCCTCGGCGACATCATCTCCCTCCTCCCTACCAGGGAGGGCGCCCGCACCCAAACCCTCGCCTCccggtggcgccacctctggcgcTCCGCTCCTCTCAATCTCGACTACGACGACCTCCCAGCCGAAGGGGACCTTCTGATTGCCCTCATCGCCCAGATCCTCTCCGCCCACACTGGCTCCGGCCGCCGCTTGCGCATCTCTGCGAACCACCTCTGTCACCACCCCGCCACCGTGGATGCATGGCTCCGGTCCCCTGCCCTCAGCAACTTTCAAGAGCTCGAGTTCTGCCGCGCCGCTAACCATCTACCAAtactgccggcggtggcggcgtccacCTTCCGTCACTCCTCCAGCCTCTGTGTAGCCACAATCAGCCAATGCCGCCTCTCCGACGGCATCTTCGAGACGCTTCACTTCCCCCAGCTCAAGCAGCTCACGCTCGAAGAGGTCAGCATCTCGGAAGGCTCTCTGCACCGCGTCATCGCTGGCTGCCCCGTCCTGGAATCCATGCTTCTTAACAGAAGCACTGGCTTCAAATGCGTCCGGATCTGCTCCCCGAGCCTTAGAGCCATTGGCGTGCGTGTCAGGCCTGGACGACAACCGAAAATCATCATTGAGGATGCCCCTTATCTTGAAAGATTGCTCCGACTTGATTTAGAAGAGGGATTGGATATCTCAGTAATCTCAGCGCCAAACCTGGAGATCATGGGCTGCCTTTCTTATAAAAGGCCTATTCACTTTCAG GGACTGTGTGCTGTGTTCCCAACAACGTTACACACTATCAAGACTTTATCTATCTATGTTTATTATAATAGCGTCGAAACGGTTCTTAGTTTCATGAGTTGCTTCCCCTGCTTGGAGAAGTTGTACATTAAG CAAGATGTTGCCCCATACAATATTTCGTGGCGTCGTAAGCACAAGAGTCACATCAGAAGCCTTGACCTCCGCCTCAAGACAGTAGTGTTGAAAAACTATCGAGGCGTCTTGGGAGATGTTAACTTTGCCATGTTCTTTGTATTGCATGCTAAAATGCTAGAGTTACTTAGATTTAAGGTTCGAGGCGGCTGCAGTAACAACTTCATTGCAAGGCAGCGGAGTTTGCTTCAGCTGGAGAAGAGGGCTTCCAGAGATGCTCGGTTTGAATTCACAAATGATACATATCACCGCAAACTAGAAGATATCAATCATGCGCGGGATTTGTCTGTAGCTGATCCTTTTGAATGTTGA
- the LOC124683735 gene encoding senescence-specific cysteine protease SAG39-like: MASSSPDSKRLTKRFSLATLLVMVSCCTHFALAARDVPAAGNDKAMRERYEKWMAEHGRTYKNPAEKARRFEIFKSNAHFIDSYNAAAGPGAKSRPGLTTNNFADLTEAEFNNIYIRRRSLPRPPSVVETGFMYGNVCLSHIPASIDWREKGAVTPVKDQGSCGCCWAFSAVAAVEGIHQIKTQNLASLSEQQLLDCSTGANNRGCNLGDMDEAFRHIVHSGGLTTEEAYGYEAKQSTCRSSGKQVAAKIRGFQYVPPLNETALLLAVAHQPVSVALDGNNTAFRFFDGTGIYGAAGQQCTTDLNHAVTAVGYGTDENGSKYWLMKNSWGSSWADKGYVKIARDVASNTGLCGLAMQASYPVA; the protein is encoded by the exons ATGGCCTCATCATCTCCTGACTCCAAGCGACTCACAAAGCGCTTTTCACTCGCTACCCTTCTTGTCATGGTGAGCTGCTGCACGCATTTCGCGCTTGCAGCTCGCGATGTGCCGGCGGCCGGCAACGACAAGGCGATgagagagagatacgagaagtggATGGCGGAGCACGGCCGCACTTACAAGAACCCGGCGGAGAAGGCTCGACGGTTCGAGATATTCAAGTCTAACGCCCACTTCATCGACTCCTATAATGCTGCAGCAGGCCCAGGGGCCAAGAGTCGCCCTGGGCTGACGACCAACAATTTCGCCGATCTGACCGAGGCCGAGTTCAACAATATCTACATCCGTCGCCGGAGCCTGCCACGGCCACCGTCTGTTGTCGAAACCGGATTCATGTACGGGAACGTATGCCTTTCTCATATTCCTGCCAGTATAGACTGGAGGGAGAAGGGGGCGGTAACTCCTGTCAAGGATCAAGGCTCATGTG GGTGTTGCTGGGCGTTCTCCGCGGTGGCAGCAGTGGAAGGCATCCACCAAATCAAAACCCAGAACCTGGCGTCCCTGTCGGAGCAGCAGCTCCTGGACTGCTCCACCGGCGCGAACAACCGTGGCTGTAACCTGGGCGACATGGACGAAGCATTCCGGCACATTGTCCACAGCGGTGGCCTCACCACCGAGGAGGCATACGGCTACGAAGCTAAGCAGAGCACCTGCCGCTCATCTGGAAAGCAGGTAGCGGCCAAGATCAGAGGTTTCCAGTATGTTCCTCCACTGAATGAGACTGCCCTCCTGTTGGCGGTTGCCCACCAGCCCGTGTCCGTTGCCTTGGACGGCAACAACACCGCGTTCCGCTTTTTTGATGGTACGGGAATATATGGTGCAGCAGGCCAGCAGTGTACCACTGACCTCAACCATGCTGTAACGGCCGTCGGCTACGGCACTGACGAGAACGGTAGCAAGTACTGGCTGATGAAGAACTCGTGGGGAAGCAGTTGGGCGGACAAGGGCTACGTGAAGATCGCGAGGGATGTGGCATCCAATACCGGCCTTTGCGGCCTTGCCATGCAGGCGTCCTACCCTGTTGCCTAA